One Pirellulales bacterium genomic window, ACGCCCGAAGAGAACCCCATCGCCGGCGAGTTTCGCGTCGACGTCAATGGTTCGGTGGCCCTGGGCCCCGGCTATGGCCGCGTGAAGGTCGTTGGCTATACCGTCGAAGACGCGCAAAAGCGCATCACCGAAGAGCTGGGCAAAGTCCTCCGGACGGCCGAAGTCTCCGTCAGCTTGGCGCAGCCCGGCGCCCGGCAAGCCATTGCCGGCGAGCATGTGGTCATGCAAGACGGCACCATCAATCTCGGCGTCTACGGGCCGGTGCGCGTGGTCGGTCTCACCGATCAACAAGCCCGCGAAGTAATCGAAGAACATCTCTCGCAGTTCTTGGAAGATCCGCAGGTGGCGGTCGACATCGCCTCGTTCAACAGCAAGGTCTACTACGTGATCCTGCAAGGCGCCGGTCAAGGCGACCAGGTGATGCGCGTGCCGGTCACCGGCAACGAGACAGTGCTCGACGCGCTCTCCAGCGTCGGCGGCTTCACCAGCTCGCAGTGCAAAAAAATGTGGATCGCGCGACCCGCCCCAGACGGCCTGGGATACGACCAGGTGCTGCCCGTCGATTGGGTGGCGATCACCGAAGGGGGCTCCACCTCCACCAACTATCAGCTCATGCCGGGCGATCGCTTGTTCATCGCCGAGGACAAGCTGGTCACCCTCGACACCGCGGTGCAAAAGATGACCGCGCCGTTCGAACGGCTCTTCGGCTTCACGCTCCTCGGTGTGCAAACCGTGCAAACCATCAACCGCTCGCCATCGGGCTTCAACGGCACGAACAACAACAACTAGTCTCCCAGCGCCCACGATGCGCCAACGTAGCTTGACTTGTCAGGAACCATGCATGCCTAGCGGCCAGCCACAACGCGAAAGTCAACCGCTGCGACCGGCGCGCGGCGCCGGCCGGTTCGCGCTGCTGGCGTTGTGCTGCGCGTCGCTGATGGCCTGTGGTGGTTGCCGCACCGTGTGGCATCGCAATCGCGTGCTCGAGGAAACCATCGACGCCGCGACGCTGGTGCCGCACGAATTGGCCAAGACCACCCTGCCGACCTATCGCATCGAACCCCCCGATGTGCTCTTGATTGATGCCGTGAAAGTGGTGCCCAAGGAGCCGTATCAAATCGAGCCCCAGGACATCCTCTCGATCATTGCCACCGGCACCCTCGAAGAGCAGCCGATCACCGGCGAGTACCAGGTGGATGCCAGCGGCTCGGTGAATCTCGGCCCCGGCTACGGCCGGGTGCGCGTGGTCGGCAGCACCGTTCGCGAAGCGCAGAAGGCGATTCTCAAACAACTATCCAGCATCCTCACGGCCCCCGAGGTTTCGGTGTCGTTGGCCACGCCCGCCTCGCGCCAAGCCATCGCCGGCGAACATATTGTGCGGCAAGACGGCGTCATCAATCTCGGCATCTACGGCAATGTGCGCGTCGTGGGGCTCACCTTGATGCAGGCCCGCGAGGCGGTCGAGGAACACCTCTCAGAATATCTCGAAAGTCCGCAGATCGCCGTGGATGTCGCGGCCTTCAACAGCAAGGTCTATTACATCATCACGCAAGGCGCCGGCCAGGGAGACCAGATCGCACGGGTGCCGATCCAAGGCAACGAAACCGTGCTCGACGCGGTCAGCCAACTCGGCGGCTTCACCAGCAACCAGTCCAACCATATGTGGCTGGCGCGCCCGGCGCCCGATCACTGCGGCCCCGATCAGGTATTGCCGGTCGACTGGCACGCCATCACGCAAGGCGGTTCCACCAAGACCAATTACCAAATTCTGCCCGGCGACCGGCTGTTCATCTCCGAAGACAAGTTCGTCCTTGCCGACACCATCGTCCAGAAGGTGACCGGTCCCTTCGAACGCATCTTCGGCTTCAGCTTGCTCGGCGTGCAAACCGTGCAGACTATCAACCGCTCTCCCTCGGGTTTCCGCGGCACCGGCAATATCAATCCCTTCAACGTCGGCGGGTTCTTCTAAGCTGTTGCGCAGCCGGCGAATTGGGGCGGAGTTTGCCGATTGCGGCGAAAATAGTGTCGCCGGCCGGCCGCCACGCCCGATGTCGTTGCTAGTGCCACGGGCAATTTGCCCCCTCGTCGGCCGGATCGTAGGATGAACGCTGGAAGGGGTTTGGCCCGCGGACGGGAGGTTGGATCATGGAAAGTCGTCGCTTTGGCTTGGCCGTCGCGCTTTGCTGCCTGACCGTTGGCCTCTCGTTTTCCAGCGCGGCGTATGCCCAAAGTTCTAAGCGGATCCAGCGCCCCCAGATGGGCTACAACCCCGCGCAATCTCAGATGAACAACACGCTGTACAACCGGCCCACCGTCAGCCCCTATCTCAACCTGCTGCGCCAGCAGGGCGTTGGCTCGCCCCCCAATTACCAAACCCTGGTGCGGCCACAACTCGATCAGGATCGCATCAATTCCTCGCAGCACAGGCAAATGCGCAATCTGCAGAACCAGTTGACCGACCTCGATCGCACAACCGTCGAGCCGGGAGAAAGAATCCGCGCCACCGGCCATCGCACCGACTTTCTCGAATTCCGCAACTACTTCGGCAGCAACGCCGCCTACGGGCAGCAATAGCCGCCGGCCGCCACTTTTCGCGCTGACCCTAGCCGTCTTGCGCCGCGCGACTACATTGATAGCCTGACTTTTCATTCGCTTCTCGCCCACCCGGTCAGGCCGTCCGCCGCATGAGCGTCATTCTCGGCATCAACGCATATCACGCCGGCGCGTCCGCGGCGCTGGTGATCGATGGGCAGCCCGTCGCAGCCATCGCCGAAGAGCGGCTCAATCGGTTGAAGTACTACGCCGGCTTTCCGGCGTTGGCGATTCGCCGCTGTCTCGACATGGCCGGGCTCAATGTCGCCGATATCGACCATGTGGCGATCGGCCGCGAGCCCGCCGCCAATCGCGCCAAAAAAATCGAGTTCGTCCTCAAAAATCCCAGCCGGCTCTTGAACCTGCTCAAGATCCGTGGCTCGCGCTCCAAGCTCGACGATCTCCCCACGCTCATCGCCGCCGCTTGCCAGGTCGATTCGGCGCAATTGCGCTTTCGCGCCTGGAATGTGGAGCACCATCTGGCGCACATCGCCAGCGCCTACTTCGTCTCGCCGTGGGACAAGGCCGCCGGCTTCAGCATCGATGGCTCCGGCGACTTCGTCACCTGCATGCTCACCGCCTGCGAGGGAGACGAGATCAGCGTTCTCCAGCGGGTCTTTGTCCCCAACTCGCTCGGCTCGCTCTACACCATGATCTGCGAGTTCATCGGCTATGGCGAGTATGGCGACGAAGGCAAGGTGATGGGCCTCGCCCCCCTGGGAGGCGATCGCTACGCCGATCAATTCGACGACATGGTGACGCTCGACGGCGCCGGCTTCGAACTCAATCCCAAATACTTCCTCCCCTTTGGCGCCTCGCAAGGAATGAAGATCGCCGACGACGGCCAGGTGACCCTCGAGCGGCACTATTCCGATCACCTGATCGAACTGTTCGGGCCGCCTCGCGTGTCGCGCTCCGACCTCACCCAGCGCGACCGCGATCTGGCGTTTGGCGTGCAGCACGTTTTTGAAAAGGT contains:
- a CDS encoding polysaccharide biosynthesis/export family protein, giving the protein MRQSQFTHRSRRLAALALVCLPLATGCLWDNRPREPISAKEGLPRELAKTTLPTYRIEPPDVLLIDAVKIVPKEPYLVEPLDILTIFVTGTPEENPIAGEFRVDVNGSVALGPGYGRVKVVGYTVEDAQKRITEELGKVLRTAEVSVSLAQPGARQAIAGEHVVMQDGTINLGVYGPVRVVGLTDQQAREVIEEHLSQFLEDPQVAVDIASFNSKVYYVILQGAGQGDQVMRVPVTGNETVLDALSSVGGFTSSQCKKMWIARPAPDGLGYDQVLPVDWVAITEGGSTSTNYQLMPGDRLFIAEDKLVTLDTAVQKMTAPFERLFGFTLLGVQTVQTINRSPSGFNGTNNNN
- a CDS encoding polysaccharide biosynthesis/export family protein — protein: MPSGQPQRESQPLRPARGAGRFALLALCCASLMACGGCRTVWHRNRVLEETIDAATLVPHELAKTTLPTYRIEPPDVLLIDAVKVVPKEPYQIEPQDILSIIATGTLEEQPITGEYQVDASGSVNLGPGYGRVRVVGSTVREAQKAILKQLSSILTAPEVSVSLATPASRQAIAGEHIVRQDGVINLGIYGNVRVVGLTLMQAREAVEEHLSEYLESPQIAVDVAAFNSKVYYIITQGAGQGDQIARVPIQGNETVLDAVSQLGGFTSNQSNHMWLARPAPDHCGPDQVLPVDWHAITQGGSTKTNYQILPGDRLFISEDKFVLADTIVQKVTGPFERIFGFSLLGVQTVQTINRSPSGFRGTGNINPFNVGGFF
- a CDS encoding carbamoyltransferase encodes the protein MSVILGINAYHAGASAALVIDGQPVAAIAEERLNRLKYYAGFPALAIRRCLDMAGLNVADIDHVAIGREPAANRAKKIEFVLKNPSRLLNLLKIRGSRSKLDDLPTLIAAACQVDSAQLRFRAWNVEHHLAHIASAYFVSPWDKAAGFSIDGSGDFVTCMLTACEGDEISVLQRVFVPNSLGSLYTMICEFIGYGEYGDEGKVMGLAPLGGDRYADQFDDMVTLDGAGFELNPKYFLPFGASQGMKIADDGQVTLERHYSDHLIELFGPPRVSRSDLTQRDRDLAFGVQHVFEKV